A window from Sphingopyxis alaskensis RB2256 encodes these proteins:
- the rplX gene encoding 50S ribosomal protein L24: MANKIKKGDTVVVLSGKDKGKTGEVTQALPKDGKVVVAGVNVITRHRKPTQQNPQGGLERKEAPLFASKVALADPKTGKPTRVRFETRDGKKVRVAVKSGETING; the protein is encoded by the coding sequence ATGGCGAACAAGATCAAGAAGGGCGACACGGTCGTCGTCCTGTCCGGCAAGGACAAGGGCAAGACCGGTGAAGTGACGCAGGCGCTGCCGAAGGACGGCAAGGTCGTCGTTGCGGGCGTCAATGTCATCACCCGTCACCGCAAGCCGACCCAGCAGAACCCGCAGGGCGGTCTCGAACGCAAGGAAGCGCCGCTGTTCGCGAGCAAGGTCGCGCTGGCCGACCCCAAGACCGGCAAGCCGACGCGCGTTCGTTTTGAAACCAGGGACGGCAAGAAGGTCCGCGTGGCCGTGAAGTCCGGGGAGACGATCAATGGCTGA
- the rplF gene encoding 50S ribosomal protein L6, translating into MSRIGKKAVEIPSGVTAAIDGGQLSVKGPKGTLAMSLSDNIKYEVGDGSISVQPANDSREARAFWGMQRTLVQNLVTGVTEGFTKVLEITGVGYRANAQGKNLKLQLGYSHDVDFAVPDGIEIKTPDNTTIEISGIDKQQVGQVAAEIRRWRKPEPYKGKGIKYRGEYIFRKEGKKK; encoded by the coding sequence ATGTCGCGCATTGGGAAAAAGGCAGTCGAAATCCCGAGCGGCGTCACCGCCGCGATCGACGGCGGCCAGCTGTCGGTCAAGGGGCCGAAGGGCACGCTCGCGATGTCGCTGTCGGACAATATCAAATATGAAGTCGGCGACGGCAGCATTTCGGTGCAGCCCGCGAACGACAGCCGTGAAGCCCGCGCCTTCTGGGGCATGCAGCGCACACTGGTGCAGAATCTCGTCACGGGCGTGACCGAGGGTTTCACCAAGGTGCTCGAAATCACCGGTGTCGGCTATCGCGCCAACGCGCAGGGCAAGAATCTGAAGCTGCAGCTTGGCTACAGCCACGATGTCGATTTCGCGGTGCCCGACGGTATCGAGATCAAGACGCCGGACAACACGACGATCGAGATCAGCGGCATCGACAAGCAGCAGGTCGGCCAGGTTGCGGCGGAAATCCGCCGCTGGCGCAAGCCCGAACCCTATAAGGGCAAGGGCATCAAATATCGCGGCGAGTACATCTTCCGCAAAGAAGGCAAGAAGAAGTAA
- a CDS encoding adenylate kinase, with protein MTLNIILLGPPGAGKGTQASRLEDEHGMVQLSTGDMLRAAVKAGTPIGLQAKAVMDAGELVSDAIVSGLIGERLDELGPDVSVIFDGYPRTAAQADALDGILSARGRTLDHVIELVVDEDALVDRITGRFSCARCGEGYHDRYKLPKVADICDVCGSKEFKRRPDDNEDTVRTRMVEYRAKTAPILPIYEARGIVTRVDGMAPIDRVNDAIETILGTAG; from the coding sequence ATGACGCTCAATATCATTCTGCTCGGCCCGCCGGGGGCAGGCAAGGGAACGCAGGCATCGCGGCTCGAGGATGAGCATGGCATGGTCCAGCTGTCGACCGGCGACATGTTGCGCGCCGCGGTCAAGGCGGGAACCCCCATCGGGCTTCAGGCCAAGGCGGTGATGGACGCGGGCGAGCTGGTCTCGGACGCGATCGTGTCGGGGCTGATCGGCGAGCGGCTCGACGAACTCGGTCCCGATGTTTCGGTGATCTTCGATGGCTATCCGCGCACCGCGGCACAGGCCGACGCGCTCGACGGCATTTTGTCGGCACGCGGGCGCACGCTCGACCATGTCATCGAACTCGTCGTCGATGAGGATGCGCTCGTCGATCGCATCACCGGCCGTTTCAGTTGCGCCCGGTGCGGCGAGGGCTATCACGACCGCTACAAGCTGCCCAAGGTCGCCGACATCTGCGATGTTTGCGGGTCGAAAGAGTTCAAACGCCGTCCCGACGACAATGAGGACACCGTGCGCACACGCATGGTCGAATATCGGGCGAAGACCGCGCCGATCCTGCCGATCTATGAAGCGCGGGGCATCGTCACCCGGGTCGATGGCATGGCGCCGATCGACCGGGTCAACGACGCGATCGAAACGATCCTCGGCACCGCTGGCTAG
- the rpsH gene encoding 30S ribosomal protein S8: MAMTDPLGDMLTRIRNGQQAKKDSVLTPASTLRVRVLDVLQREGYIRGYSEEALGAKGQHKGIRIELKYFEGQPAIRHVARVSKPGRRVYSGSKELPIVRNGLGITIVSTPRGVLSDAEAREQNVGGEVLAEVF; the protein is encoded by the coding sequence ATGGCAATGACCGATCCTTTGGGTGATATGCTCACCCGCATCCGCAACGGCCAGCAGGCGAAGAAGGACAGCGTCCTGACGCCGGCTTCGACGCTGCGCGTCCGTGTCCTCGACGTGCTCCAGCGCGAAGGCTATATCCGCGGCTACAGCGAAGAAGCGCTGGGCGCGAAGGGCCAGCACAAGGGCATCCGCATCGAGCTGAAGTATTTCGAGGGCCAGCCGGCGATCCGCCACGTGGCCCGCGTGTCCAAGCCGGGCCGCCGCGTCTATTCGGGCTCGAAAGAGCTGCCGATCGTGCGCAACGGCCTTGGCATCACCATCGTGTCGACGCCGCGGGGCGTCCTGTCGGATGCCGAAGCCCGCGAGCAGAATGTCGGCGGCGAAGTGCTGGCGGAGGTGTTCTGA
- a CDS encoding ubiquinol-cytochrome C chaperone family protein, translating into MFSLRKWFRSDPDPREARRPLWNAVVATARAPHWYVEGGVPDTLDGRFDMVSLVTALVLHRIDDDPEQALAGVQLTELFVSDMDGQMRQIGFGDMVVGKQVGRMMGALGGRLGAYRAPDGSDALRAALIRNLWRGKAPDDAALTHVMAAVAALRGALAAMPVAELVATDRLPGAQG; encoded by the coding sequence ATGTTTTCCTTACGCAAATGGTTCCGATCCGATCCCGACCCGCGTGAGGCGCGCCGCCCGCTGTGGAATGCGGTGGTCGCCACCGCGCGCGCGCCGCACTGGTATGTCGAAGGCGGCGTTCCCGACACACTCGACGGCCGGTTCGACATGGTGAGCCTGGTGACGGCGCTGGTGCTGCACCGCATCGACGACGACCCCGAACAGGCGCTTGCCGGTGTCCAGCTCACCGAATTGTTCGTGAGCGACATGGACGGGCAGATGCGCCAGATCGGCTTTGGCGACATGGTCGTCGGCAAGCAGGTCGGGCGGATGATGGGGGCGCTCGGCGGACGTCTCGGCGCCTATCGCGCGCCCGACGGATCGGACGCGCTGCGCGCGGCGCTGATCCGCAACCTGTGGCGCGGCAAGGCGCCGGACGACGCGGCGCTGACGCATGTGATGGCCGCGGTAGCGGCGCTGCGCGGCGCGCTTGCCGCGATGCCGGTCGCCGAACTGGTCGCCACCGACCGCCTGCCCGGAGCGCAAGGTTGA
- a CDS encoding outer membrane protein assembly factor BamE produces the protein MPNAIPAFSAPRARLVLLGLAALLATSGCAQLKGRQGYVVDPALTEAITPGVDNRESVERTLGRPTFVGQFGTGEYYYVSRETRQLAFAKPRPIAQQVLRIRFDAAGNVAAVDRTGLELVSKISPEGDKTPTLGRERSFFEDIFGNIGAVGAPGAGAPTGP, from the coding sequence ATGCCGAATGCGATTCCTGCCTTTTCCGCCCCCCGCGCGCGCCTCGTCCTCCTGGGCCTTGCCGCCCTGCTCGCAACCAGCGGTTGCGCGCAGCTCAAGGGGCGGCAGGGCTATGTCGTCGATCCGGCGCTGACCGAGGCGATCACGCCGGGGGTCGACAATCGCGAATCGGTCGAACGCACGCTCGGTCGGCCCACTTTCGTCGGCCAGTTCGGGACCGGCGAATATTATTATGTGTCGCGCGAAACGCGCCAGCTTGCCTTCGCCAAGCCGCGGCCGATCGCGCAGCAGGTGCTGCGTATCCGGTTCGATGCCGCGGGCAATGTCGCCGCAGTCGACCGCACCGGGCTCGAACTGGTGAGCAAGATCAGCCCCGAAGGCGACAAGACGCCGACGCTCGGCCGCGAGCGCAGCTTCTTCGAGGATATTTTCGGCAATATCGGCGCCGTCGGCGCGCCGGGTGCCGGGGCGCCGACGGGGCCGTAA
- a CDS encoding NADP-dependent malic enzyme: MDGGSKVQFSDREALLYHEHGRPGKIEIVASKPMATQRDLSLAYSPGVAVPVKAIAEDPARAYDYTIKGNLVAVISNGTAILGLGNLGALASKPVMEGKAVLFKRFADVDSIDLEVDTEDPQRFIEAVELLAPSFGGINLEDIAAPNCFIIEAALKERMNIPVFHDDQHGTAIITAAGLINACYLTGRDLATVKVVVNGAGAAAIACTSLIKSMGVRHENVIMCDRKGTIYQGRTEGMDQWKSAHAVPTEARDLTEALVGADVFLGLSAAGALKPEMVKDMAPAPIIFAMANPDPEISPPDARAARPDAIIATGRSDYPNQVNNVLCFPFIFRGALDVHATAINEEMKIAAAYAIADLARQQVPEEVAAAYGGRASSFGPEYIIPSPFDPRLMEIVPAAVAKAAMATGVAQKPIADLDAYRTSLRARLNPTTSVLTLAYEAARTNPKRVVFAEGEEETVLRAAIQFRDGGYGTPVLVGREGLHDKLRAMGVADAESFEVHNSVNSPHVPAMVDMLYERLQRRGYLRRDVERMVNRDRNIFGSLLLKMGLGDAMITGTTRTYSQTMREIRRVIDHAEGKTPFGIHVLVDQHHTIFMADTTVNERPSAEMLADIAERTAQVARRMGHEPRVAFLSYSTFGNPEGSWLENIREAVAILDRRQPAFEYEGEMAPDVALNAKVMKNYPFCRLSGPANVLVMPGLQSANLSAKLLRELGGGAVIGPMLVGMEHPVQVATMASTASDLVTLAVLAAGGIAQ; this comes from the coding sequence ATGGACGGCGGTAGCAAGGTGCAGTTTTCCGACCGCGAGGCCCTGCTTTACCACGAACATGGCCGACCGGGGAAAATCGAGATCGTCGCGTCGAAGCCGATGGCGACGCAGCGCGATCTGAGCCTTGCCTATTCGCCCGGCGTCGCGGTGCCGGTGAAAGCGATCGCCGAAGATCCCGCCAGGGCCTATGACTATACGATCAAGGGCAATCTGGTCGCCGTCATCTCGAACGGGACCGCGATCCTGGGGCTCGGCAACCTCGGCGCGCTCGCGTCGAAACCGGTGATGGAAGGCAAGGCGGTGCTGTTCAAGCGCTTTGCCGACGTCGATTCGATCGATCTCGAGGTCGATACCGAAGACCCGCAGCGTTTCATCGAGGCGGTCGAACTGCTCGCGCCGAGCTTTGGCGGCATCAACCTGGAAGACATTGCCGCGCCCAATTGTTTCATCATCGAGGCCGCGCTGAAAGAGCGGATGAACATTCCGGTGTTCCATGACGACCAGCATGGCACCGCGATCATCACCGCCGCGGGGCTGATCAACGCCTGTTACCTGACCGGGCGCGACCTCGCGACGGTCAAGGTCGTCGTCAACGGCGCAGGGGCGGCGGCGATCGCGTGCACCTCGCTCATCAAATCGATGGGCGTACGCCACGAAAATGTCATCATGTGCGACCGCAAGGGCACGATCTATCAGGGCCGTACCGAGGGCATGGACCAGTGGAAGTCCGCCCACGCCGTCCCGACCGAGGCGCGCGACCTGACCGAAGCGCTGGTCGGCGCCGACGTGTTCCTTGGCCTCTCCGCCGCGGGCGCGCTGAAGCCCGAGATGGTCAAGGACATGGCGCCGGCGCCGATCATCTTTGCGATGGCGAACCCCGATCCCGAAATCTCGCCGCCAGATGCCCGTGCAGCAAGACCTGACGCGATCATCGCGACGGGGCGCTCGGACTATCCGAACCAGGTCAATAATGTGCTGTGCTTCCCCTTCATCTTCCGCGGCGCGCTCGACGTCCACGCGACCGCGATCAACGAGGAGATGAAGATCGCCGCGGCCTATGCAATCGCCGACCTCGCGCGCCAGCAGGTGCCCGAAGAGGTCGCCGCGGCCTATGGCGGGCGCGCGTCGAGCTTTGGCCCCGAATATATCATCCCCTCGCCCTTCGACCCGCGGTTGATGGAAATCGTTCCCGCCGCGGTCGCCAAGGCGGCGATGGCGACGGGCGTCGCGCAGAAACCGATCGCCGATCTCGACGCCTATCGCACGTCCTTGCGCGCGCGGCTCAACCCGACGACCTCGGTGCTCACCCTCGCTTATGAAGCCGCGCGGACCAACCCGAAGCGCGTCGTCTTTGCCGAGGGCGAAGAAGAAACCGTGCTGCGCGCCGCGATCCAGTTCCGCGACGGCGGTTACGGCACACCGGTGCTCGTCGGGCGCGAAGGGCTGCACGACAAGCTGCGCGCGATGGGCGTCGCCGACGCCGAAAGCTTCGAGGTCCACAACAGCGTCAATTCGCCGCATGTCCCCGCGATGGTCGACATGCTCTACGAGCGGCTCCAGCGCCGCGGATATCTGCGCCGCGATGTCGAACGGATGGTCAACCGCGACCGCAACATCTTTGGCTCGCTGCTGCTCAAAATGGGGCTGGGCGATGCGATGATCACCGGCACGACGCGCACCTATTCGCAGACGATGCGCGAAATCCGCCGCGTGATCGACCATGCCGAGGGCAAGACGCCGTTCGGCATCCATGTCCTCGTCGACCAGCATCACACCATCTTCATGGCCGACACGACGGTCAACGAGCGTCCATCGGCCGAAATGCTCGCCGACATCGCCGAACGCACCGCGCAGGTCGCGCGGCGGATGGGGCACGAACCGCGCGTCGCTTTCCTGTCCTATTCGACCTTCGGCAACCCCGAGGGGAGCTGGCTGGAGAATATCCGCGAGGCGGTCGCGATCCTCGACCGGCGCCAGCCCGCCTTCGAATATGAAGGCGAAATGGCGCCCGACGTCGCGCTGAATGCCAAGGTGATGAAAAACTATCCCTTCTGCCGCCTGTCGGGGCCCGCCAATGTGCTGGTGATGCCGGGGCTGCAATCGGCGAACCTGTCGGCGAAGCTGCTGCGCGAACTCGGCGGCGGCGCGGTGATCGGCCCGATGCTGGTCGGTATGGAACATCCCGTGCAGGTCGCGACGATGGCGTCGACCGCATCGGACCTGGTAACGCTGGCCGTGCTCGCCGCGGGCGGGATCGCGCAATAG
- the rplN gene encoding 50S ribosomal protein L14 codes for MIQMQSQLEVADNSGAKRVQCIKVLGGSKRRTAGVGDVIVVSIKEAQPRGKVKKGDVHRAVIVRTAKDVRRADGSVIRFDSNAAVLVNKNEEPIGTRIFGPVVRELRGRGYMKIISLAPEVL; via the coding sequence ATGATCCAGATGCAGTCACAATTGGAAGTCGCCGACAACAGCGGCGCGAAGCGTGTCCAGTGCATCAAGGTGCTGGGCGGGTCGAAGCGTCGCACCGCCGGCGTGGGCGACGTCATCGTCGTGTCGATCAAGGAGGCGCAGCCGCGCGGCAAGGTGAAGAAGGGCGACGTGCATCGCGCCGTCATCGTCCGCACCGCCAAGGATGTGCGCCGCGCCGACGGGTCGGTGATCCGGTTCGACAGCAACGCCGCCGTGCTCGTCAACAAGAATGAAGAGCCGATCGGCACGCGTATCTTCGGCCCCGTCGTCCGCGAACTGCGCGGCCGCGGCTATATGAAGATCATCAGCCTGGCGCCGGAGGTGCTCTGA
- the rpsN gene encoding 30S ribosomal protein S14 codes for MAKLSSVNKNERRKKLVKKYAGRYAKLKAIAADSSLDDGERLIARLKMAEIPRNGNPTRIRNRCELTGRPRAYYRKFRLCRVQLRDLANKGLIPGVVKSSW; via the coding sequence ATGGCGAAACTGAGTTCGGTGAACAAGAATGAGCGTCGCAAGAAGCTGGTGAAGAAATATGCCGGCCGTTATGCGAAGCTGAAGGCGATAGCCGCGGATAGCTCGCTCGACGATGGCGAACGGCTGATCGCGCGCCTCAAGATGGCGGAAATCCCGCGCAACGGCAACCCGACCCGCATCCGCAACCGGTGCGAGCTGACGGGCCGGCCGCGCGCCTATTATCGCAAGTTCCGGCTGTGCCGTGTGCAGCTCCGCGATCTGGCCAACAAGGGCCTGATCCCCGGCGTTGTGAAGTCGAGCTGGTAA
- the secY gene encoding preprotein translocase subunit SecY: MASRADQLASNLNFSKFGQATELKNRIWFTIGALIVFRFLSFVPLPGVDPVALANLYSQAASGGVLDIFNTFSGGSLERMSIIALGVMPYITASIVVQLAAALSPSLAALKKEGESGRKKLNQYTRYGTVVLTAVQGYFIAVGLETLGASQGIAAVVDPGMMFRIGAVISIVGGTLFLMWLGEQITSRGIGNGVSLIIMAGILAQLPRSFAQMFTQVREGSMGGGTVVAVIVGGIAIIAFISFMERAQRRVLVQYPKRATQRGVMQADRSHLPLKVNTAGVIPPIFASSLLLMPLTVTQMMGNNVQGDTAWGDFLITLNQYLAHGQPLYMALYAAGIIFFCFFYVAVVFNPEETAENLKKQNGFIPGIRPGKNTATYLDFVLTRITVIGAAYLAVICLVPEYFIAQSGLPFYLGGTSLLIIVNVTIDTISQIQSHMLAHQYGDLIKKAKLKGGVARR, encoded by the coding sequence ATGGCCTCTCGCGCCGACCAGCTTGCTTCCAACCTCAATTTCTCGAAATTCGGTCAGGCGACCGAACTCAAGAACCGCATCTGGTTCACGATCGGCGCGCTGATCGTCTTTCGCTTCCTGTCGTTCGTGCCGCTTCCGGGCGTCGACCCCGTCGCACTGGCGAACCTCTATTCGCAGGCCGCCTCGGGCGGCGTGCTCGACATCTTCAACACCTTCTCGGGCGGCAGCCTCGAGCGCATGAGCATCATCGCGCTCGGCGTCATGCCCTATATCACCGCGTCGATCGTCGTGCAGCTCGCCGCGGCGCTTTCGCCCAGCCTTGCCGCTCTCAAGAAAGAGGGCGAAAGCGGGCGCAAGAAGCTCAACCAATATACGCGCTACGGCACCGTCGTGCTCACCGCGGTCCAGGGCTATTTCATCGCCGTCGGTCTCGAAACGCTCGGTGCGTCGCAGGGGATCGCCGCGGTCGTCGATCCCGGCATGATGTTCCGCATCGGCGCCGTCATCTCGATCGTCGGCGGCACGCTGTTCCTGATGTGGCTCGGCGAACAGATCACCAGCCGCGGTATCGGCAACGGCGTCTCGCTCATCATCATGGCGGGCATTCTCGCGCAGCTTCCGCGCAGTTTCGCGCAGATGTTCACGCAGGTGCGCGAAGGGTCGATGGGCGGCGGCACCGTCGTCGCGGTGATCGTCGGCGGCATCGCCATCATCGCCTTCATCAGCTTCATGGAGCGGGCGCAGCGCCGCGTCCTCGTCCAGTATCCGAAGCGCGCGACGCAGCGCGGGGTGATGCAGGCCGATCGCAGCCACCTGCCATTGAAGGTCAACACCGCGGGCGTCATCCCGCCTATCTTTGCCTCGTCGCTGCTGCTCATGCCGCTCACCGTCACGCAGATGATGGGCAATAATGTCCAGGGCGATACCGCGTGGGGCGATTTCCTGATCACGCTCAATCAATATCTCGCGCACGGCCAGCCGCTCTATATGGCGCTCTATGCCGCAGGCATCATCTTCTTCTGCTTCTTTTACGTCGCGGTCGTCTTCAACCCCGAAGAAACCGCCGAGAATCTGAAGAAGCAGAACGGCTTCATCCCCGGCATCCGTCCGGGCAAGAACACCGCCACCTACCTCGACTTCGTGCTGACGCGCATCACGGTGATCGGCGCGGCCTATCTCGCGGTCATCTGTCTGGTGCCGGAGTATTTCATCGCCCAGTCGGGGCTGCCTTTCTACCTCGGCGGCACCAGCCTGCTGATCATCGTCAATGTGACGATCGACACGATCAGCCAGATCCAGAGCCACATGCTCGCGCATCAATATGGCGACCTGATCAAGAAGGCGAAATTGAAGGGTGGCGTTGCGCGGCGCTGA
- the rpmD gene encoding 50S ribosomal protein L30, whose translation MADKKIKIRQIGSPIRRPKDQRKILTGLGLGKMHREVELVDTPEVRGMIRKLPHMVEVID comes from the coding sequence ATGGCCGACAAGAAGATCAAGATCCGCCAGATCGGTTCGCCGATCCGCCGTCCGAAGGACCAGCGCAAGATCCTGACCGGCCTCGGCCTGGGCAAGATGCACCGCGAGGTCGAACTGGTCGACACGCCGGAGGTGCGCGGCATGATCCGCAAGCTTCCGCACATGGTCGAGGTGATCGACTAA
- the rpsE gene encoding 30S ribosomal protein S5: MADENSTGPGNQPEATLAPEATNAEVTSQAPRRGRGGGGRDGGRGGRDGGRGRRDDRRPRDEDGGEELIEKLVHINRVSKTVKGGKRFGFAALVVVGDGKGRAGFGHGKAREVPEAISKATAAAKKAMIRVPLRDGRTLHHDGRGHFGAGNVTLRSAPAGTGIIAGGPMRAVFESLGVADVVTKSVGTSNPYNMIRATFEALGEQTSPKSVAQRRGKKVSDLIKRGGASDRAAEAEAAAVTE; this comes from the coding sequence ATGGCAGACGAAAACAGCACCGGTCCGGGCAACCAGCCCGAAGCGACCCTGGCCCCCGAAGCCACCAACGCCGAAGTCACGAGCCAGGCACCGCGTCGCGGTCGTGGCGGTGGCGGCCGCGATGGCGGCCGTGGCGGGCGTGACGGTGGCCGTGGTCGCCGCGACGACCGTCGCCCGCGCGATGAGGATGGCGGCGAAGAGCTGATCGAAAAGCTCGTCCACATCAACCGCGTGTCGAAGACGGTGAAGGGCGGCAAGCGCTTCGGTTTCGCCGCGCTCGTCGTCGTCGGCGACGGCAAGGGCCGCGCCGGTTTCGGCCATGGCAAGGCGCGCGAAGTGCCCGAAGCCATTTCGAAGGCGACCGCTGCCGCGAAGAAGGCGATGATCCGCGTTCCGCTGCGCGACGGCCGCACGCTGCACCATGACGGTCGCGGCCACTTCGGCGCCGGCAATGTGACGCTGCGTTCGGCGCCCGCCGGGACCGGCATCATCGCCGGTGGCCCGATGCGCGCCGTGTTCGAATCGCTGGGCGTTGCCGATGTGGTGACCAAGTCGGTCGGCACCTCGAACCCCTATAACATGATCCGCGCGACCTTCGAGGCGCTCGGCGAACAGACGAGCCCGAAGTCGGTCGCGCAGCGCCGCGGCAAGAAGGTTTCGGACCTGATCAAGCGTGGCGGTGCGTCCGACCGCGCAGCCGAGGCCGAAGCCGCGGCGGTGACGGAGTAA
- a CDS encoding YceD family protein translates to MSAAPEFSLVVTLADAAHGRDIAVEADAGARARIAGRLGLIALDHFALTASLRAVAGGFAATGEIRAKVVQACAATALPVPAGIAERFDLRFLRDVDAPVGEDEEIEIGRDELDLLPLEGDRADLGEAAVQTLSLALDPFPRHRDADRILGEKGVLSEEAAGPFAALAKLRGKPGG, encoded by the coding sequence TTGAGCGCCGCACCCGAGTTTTCGCTGGTCGTCACGCTCGCCGACGCAGCGCATGGCCGCGACATCGCGGTCGAGGCCGACGCTGGCGCGCGCGCGCGGATCGCCGGGCGGCTCGGCCTGATCGCGCTCGATCATTTTGCGCTGACCGCCAGCCTGCGCGCCGTCGCCGGGGGCTTTGCGGCGACGGGCGAGATCAGGGCCAAGGTCGTGCAGGCGTGCGCCGCGACCGCGCTGCCCGTCCCCGCGGGCATCGCCGAGCGCTTCGACCTGCGCTTCCTGCGCGACGTCGATGCCCCGGTGGGCGAGGATGAAGAGATTGAAATCGGCCGCGACGAGCTCGACCTGCTGCCGCTCGAGGGCGACCGCGCCGATCTGGGCGAAGCCGCGGTGCAGACGCTGTCGCTCGCGCTCGACCCCTTTCCGCGCCATCGCGACGCCGACCGCATCCTTGGCGAAAAGGGCGTGCTCAGCGAGGAAGCGGCGGGGCCCTTCGCGGCGCTTGCCAAATTGCGCGGCAAACCCGGCGGTTAG
- the rplE gene encoding 50S ribosomal protein L5 encodes MADNYTPRMKKLYDDKIVKAMTDKFGYKNAMEVPKIEKITLNMGVGEATQDKKKVEAAAAEMELIAGQKPVVTKAKKSIAQFKLREGMPIGCKVTLRRERMYEFLDRLITIAMPRIRDFRGVSAKSFDGRGNYAMGLKEQIIFPEINYDRIDQVRGMDVIVTTTARTDEEARELLRLFGFPFPIEAQEKEAA; translated from the coding sequence ATGGCTGACAATTACACCCCGCGCATGAAGAAGCTGTATGACGACAAGATCGTCAAGGCGATGACCGACAAGTTTGGTTATAAAAATGCGATGGAAGTGCCGAAGATCGAGAAGATCACCCTCAACATGGGTGTCGGCGAAGCCACGCAGGACAAGAAGAAGGTCGAAGCGGCCGCTGCCGAGATGGAGCTCATCGCCGGTCAGAAGCCCGTCGTCACCAAGGCGAAGAAGTCGATCGCGCAGTTCAAGCTGCGCGAAGGCATGCCGATCGGTTGCAAGGTCACGCTGCGCCGCGAACGCATGTACGAGTTCCTCGACCGGCTGATCACGATCGCGATGCCGCGCATCCGCGACTTCCGCGGCGTATCGGCGAAAAGCTTCGATGGCCGTGGCAACTATGCCATGGGCCTGAAAGAGCAGATCATCTTCCCCGAGATCAACTATGACCGCATCGACCAGGTGCGCGGCATGGACGTGATCGTCACCACCACCGCTCGCACCGACGAAGAGGCCCGCGAACTGCTCAGGCTGTTCGGCTTCCCCTTCCCGATCGAAGCGCAGGAAAAGGAAGCCGCCTGA
- the rplO gene encoding 50S ribosomal protein L15, with protein MTIKLNELRDNNGARKGRMRVGRGIGSGKGKTAGRGQKGQKARSGVAINGFEGGQMPLHMRIPKRGFNNIFGKDFAIVNLGMVQKLIDAKKLDAKATIDHAALKAAGVARGGKDGVRLLAKGELTAKVTFAVAGASKGAIEAVEKAGGKVELPEARPEGDGKKATRKAEAAAKNA; from the coding sequence ATGACGATCAAGCTTAACGAACTGCGTGACAACAATGGCGCCCGCAAGGGCCGGATGCGCGTCGGGCGCGGCATCGGCTCGGGCAAGGGCAAGACCGCCGGCCGCGGCCAGAAGGGCCAGAAGGCGCGCAGCGGCGTCGCGATCAACGGCTTCGAGGGCGGCCAGATGCCGCTCCACATGCGTATCCCGAAACGCGGCTTCAACAATATCTTCGGCAAGGATTTCGCGATCGTCAATCTGGGCATGGTCCAGAAGCTGATCGACGCGAAGAAGCTCGACGCCAAGGCGACGATCGACCACGCCGCGCTCAAGGCCGCTGGCGTCGCCCGCGGTGGCAAGGACGGCGTCCGCCTCCTCGCCAAGGGCGAACTGACCGCCAAGGTGACTTTCGCGGTCGCGGGCGCGTCGAAGGGCGCGATTGAAGCGGTCGAAAAGGCCGGCGGCAAGGTCGAACTGCCCGAAGCCAGGCCCGAAGGCGACGGCAAGAAGGCGACGCGCAAGGCCGAAGCGGCTGCCAAGAACGCCTGA
- the rplR gene encoding 50S ribosomal protein L18, which yields MAHLTQFEKRRQRVRTALRQRAAGRPRLSVHRSGRHIYAQLIDDAAGTTLAAASTLDKDVRGKTGATTAAAADVGKRLAAAAKKAGVTQVVFDRGGFLFHGRIKALADAAREGGLEF from the coding sequence ATGGCACATCTTACCCAATTCGAAAAACGCCGCCAGCGCGTCCGCACTGCGCTCCGCCAGCGCGCCGCCGGGCGTCCGCGCCTGTCGGTGCACCGTTCGGGCCGCCACATCTATGCGCAGCTTATTGATGATGCCGCCGGCACGACGCTGGCCGCCGCCTCGACGCTCGACAAGGATGTCCGCGGCAAGACGGGTGCGACCACCGCGGCGGCTGCCGATGTCGGCAAGCGCCTTGCCGCCGCCGCCAAGAAGGCGGGCGTGACGCAGGTCGTGTTCGACCGTGGCGGCTTCCTGTTCCACGGGCGCATCAAGGCGCTGGCCGACGCGGCGCGCGAAGGCGGATTGGAGTTCTAA